The window CGGCCGGGAAGTACGTGGTGGCTTCGCCACGTTCTTCACGATGGCGTACATCCTTGTCCTGAATCCCATCATTCTGGGCAGCGCCGAGGACAAGTTCGGCCGTCAGCTCGACAGCGTCCAACTGGTCACCGCCACCGCACTGGTGGCCGCGGTGATGACGATCATCATGGGGGTCGGCGGCAACCTGCCGCTCGCGCTCGCCGCCGGACTCGGCCTCAACGCCGTCGTCGCCTTCCAGATCGCCCCGCTGATGAGCTGGGACGACGCGATGGGCCTCATCGTCCTCGAAGGCCTGCTGATCTGCGTCCTGGTGGTGACGGGACTGCGCGAGGCCGTCATGCACGCCATCCCGCAGCCGCTCAAGCAGGCGATCAGCGTCGGCATCGGCCTGTTCATCGCCTTCATCGGTTTCGTCGACGCCGGTTTCGTCACCCGCATACCGGATGTCGCGGGCACCACCGTCCCGGTGCAGCTGGGCGCTGCCGGCGCGCTCGCCGGCTGGCCGATCCTGGTCTTCTGCCTCGGTGTGCTGCTGACCGTCGCGCTGCTCGCCCGCAAGGTCAGGGGCGCGATCCTGATCAGCATCGTGACCATGACGGTCGTCGCGATCGTCATCAACGAGATCGCCGACATCAAGAGCTGGGGCCTGACCACGCCGAGAGTGCCCGACGACGTCGTGGCCTCGCCCGACTTCGGACTGCTCGGCGACTTCAGCCTGTTCGGTGCCTTCGGCCAGGTCAGCGTGATCACCGTCGTGCTGCTGGTCTTCACGCTGATCCTGTCGGACTTCTTCGACACCATGGGCACCGTCGTCGGCATCAGCGCCGAGGCCGGACTGCTGGACGAGGAGGGCAAGGTGCCGGGCCTCGGCCGCGTCCTGCTCATCGACGGCGCCGCGGCCGTCGCGGGCGGAGCTTCGTCCGCCTCCTCGGCCACGTCGTACATCGAGTCGGCGGCGGGCGTCGGCGAAGGCGCCCGCACGGGCTTCGCGAACCTGGTCACGGGCGGGCTGTTCGCCTTCGCGCTCTTCCTGACCCCGCTGCTGACCATCGTCCCGATGCAGGCGGCCGCCCCGGCCCTCGTCGCGGTCGGCTTCCTGATGATGACCCAGGTCAAGCACATCGACTGGGACAGGTACGAGATCGCCATCCCCGCGTTCCTGACGATCGCCGTGATGCCGTTCACCTACTCGATCACCAACGGCATCGGGGCGGGCTTCGTGGCCTACGTCCTGATCAAGACGGTGCTCGGCAGGGCCAAGGAGGTCCACTGGCTCCTGTGGGGAGCGGCGGCGCTGTTCCTGGTGTACTTCGCCATCGACCCGATCGAGCAGATCCTGGACGTGAAGTAGCCGACGCGGCGGATCGCGCTGTGCCCCGTGCCCCGGAAGGGACACGGGGCACACTGCGATCTTTCAGGGGCGCGGCCCGGCCGGAACCGTTCAGTTCTTCAGCGCGGCCTGCATCATCGCCTTCGCGACCGGTGCCGCCAGCCCGTTCCCGCTCACCTCGGACCGCGCCGCGTTCGACTGCTCGACCAGCACGGCCACGGCCACTTCCCTGCCGCTGGAGTCGTCCTTCGCGTACGACGTGAACCACGCGTACGGCGTCTTGCTGTTGTTCTCGCCGTGCTGGGCCGTACCGGTCTTGCCTCCCACGGTCGCGCCGGAGATCTGCGCGTTCGTCCCCGTGCCCTCGTCGACGACCGTCTGCATCGCCGACCGGAGCTGCTCGGCCGTGGACGAACCGACGATCTCCTTGCTCTCCGTCTCGTCGTCGTAGTTCTCCAGGACGTCGCCGTCGGCGTTGCTGATCTGCGACACCATGTGCGGCGAGACGAGCTTCCCGCCGTTGGCGATGGCGGCCGACACCATGGCCATCTGCAACGGCGTCGCGGTCACGTCGAACTGCCCGATACCCGTCAGGGCCGTGGACGACTTGTCCATGTCCGAGGGGTACACGCTCGTGTACGCCCGCACGGGAACGTCCTGCGACGCGTCGTTGAAGCCGAACTTCTCGGCCATCGCCTTCAGCTTGTCCTGGCCGAGGTCGACGGCCATCTTCGCGAAGACGTTGTTGCACGAGTACTGGAGCGCGACACGGATCGACGCGTTCTCGCAGGGCGCCGACGTGTTCTCGTTCTCCAGGACCCGGGTCGTGCCCGGCAGCGTGTACGGGTTCTCGCTGTCCGTCCGCTCGTCCACCGAGGAGTACAGGCCGTCCTCCAGCGCGGCGGCCGCCACGACCAGCTTGAACGTCGAGCCGGGCGGCAGCGGCTGGCGCAGCGCCCGGTTCGTCATGGGCTTGTCGGGGTTCTTGGTCAGCTTCTCCCAGGCGTCGGAGTCGCCCGTGCTGAGCACCGAGGGGTCGTACGAGGGGGTGGACACGACGCCGAGGATCCTGCCGGTCTTCGGGTCGATCGCCACGGCCGCGCCCTTCTTGTCGCCGAGCGCCTCGTAGGCAGCCTTCTGCACGTCCGGGTCGATCGTCGTGACCACGTCGCCCGGGTCGGAGCGCTTGCCGGTGACCGTGTCGAGAGGGTTCTTCAGCCGGTTGTCCGTGCCGTCGAGCAGCTCCTGGTAGATGCCCTCCAGCTGCGTGGCCCCGTACACCTGTGAACTGAATCCGGTGACGGACGCGTACAGGCTGCCGTCGGTGTACGTGCGCTTGTACGCGAGGTCGCTGCCCTTCGTCCGCGCGGAACCGGTGACCGCGTCACCGCCCACGATGATGTTCCCGAGGGGGTACGCGTACTGTTCGATCGCGTTCCGTCGGTTGTCCTTGTCCTCTGCGAGCGCCCGGCCCTCGTAGAACTGCACCCATGTCGCCCTGACCAGCAGGGCGAGCACGAGCAGCAGCGTGAAGACGGAGGCGCGCCTGATCGTTTTGTTCATCCCGCTCTGAAGGACGAGCGGGGAACGGCCGATCGTTCCCTCCTGTCCCGATTTCTCATCCGCCGTTCATGAAGCCCGCCTCGTACGCCGCGATGACCGCCTGGGTACGGTCCCGGGTCCCCGTCTTCGCGAGGACGGCCGCCACATGGGTCTTCACCGTGGCGGCCCCGACGCCCATGCGGTCCGCGATCTCCGCGTTGGTGAGCCCGGCCGCCACCAGCCGCAGGACCTCGCTCTCCCGTCCCGTGAGCCGCGCCACCCAGGCCGGCGGCGCGGTCCTGGACCGCCCGTACTCGGTGGCCAGTGCCCGCACCGCCGCCGGGAACAGGAGGGTGTCGCTGTGCGCCACGAGCCGTACGGCCTGGACCAGGGAGTCCGCCTCCGCGCGCTTGAGCAGGAACCCGGACGCTCCGGCGCGCAGTGCCTCGTACACGTAGGCGTCGTTCTCGAAGGTCGTCACCACGACGACGCGGGGCGGCTCCGCCAGGGTCGCCAGGATCTGCTCGGTGGCGCGGATGCCGTCGATCCCGGGCATCCGCACGTCCATGAGGACGACGTCCGGCCCGAGATCCCGGACGACGGACACGGCCTCGGCGCCCGTGGCCGCCTCACCGACGACCTCCAGATCGGGTTCGGCGGCCAGGATCGCGCGCAGCGCGGTGCGCACCATGCGTTCGTCGTCGGCGAGGACGATCCGGATGGTCATACGGGTCCTTCCAGGGGGAGTCGTACGTTCAGCCGCCACACCCCGTCCACCGGGCCCGCCCGGCTGGTGCCGCCCAGGAGCCGGGCCCGGTCGGCGATGCCGCGCAGCCCGTGGCCGCCACCGGGGCGCGGGACACCGGCATCCGGCGCCGGATTCTCCGCGGTGATGTCCAGCTCCCCGCCGGCGAGGGCGATGCGCAGGGTCAACGGCGTCTCGGGGCCCGCGTGCCTGAGAGCGTTGCTGAGCGCCTCCTGCACGATGCGGTACGCCTCACGGGAGACGAGCGGAGGCAGCGACTCGGGGTCCGCCTCCACGGTGGCGGTCACGGGAAGCCCGCCCGCGCGGGTGCGCCGGAGGAGGCCGTCGAGGTCGGCGGCGAGGGTGGGCGCGGGCGAAGGGGCGGTACCGGGGGAGTCGGCGTCCCGCAGCACGCCCAGCACCGCGTCGAGTTCGCCCACCGTGCGCCGCGTGGTGTCCTCGATCGCGGCCAGCGCCTCGCGTACGAACTCCGGGTCGCTGTCCAGCACCCGGCGGGCCGCGCCCGCCTGGAGCGTGACGGCGCTCAGCGCGTGGCCGACGGAGTCGTGCAGTTCACGGGCGAGCCGGTTGCGCACGGCGAGGTCGGCGGCCCGGGACTCGGCGACGGCGAGCCGGTCCTCGGGCGTGGGCCCGAGCAGCGCGGGCGCCCAGCGGGCCAGCAGCGTGCCCGCGCCCGCCGCGCACCCGGCGAGGGCCAGCAGCATCGCCACGCCGGCGACCGGGGAGAGCGCCAGCGCCCAGGTGTGGTCGAAGAGTTCGGGCAGGTCGAGCTGTGAGCCGCGCAGACCCGCGTAGAGCGGCAGCACGATCAGCGCCACCGCGAAGGGTGGCGTCGCCAGGGACATCCCCGCGATCACCGCGCCGAGGCCGAGATGCAGCGTGAACCATGCGGCTGTGCGCCCCTTGGCCTGCCGGGTCCGCGCCGGCCCCTCGGCGAGGCGGTCGCCGTCGACCCCGCACAGGGACCGTACGACGGCCACCGACATCGGCCGGGTCAGGGGGAACACCCCGGTGACCGCGGCGAGGGGCAGCCCGGCGCCGAAGGCCACGAGCTGGTGGGACAGCGAACTGAACAGGTGCGCGGACGTGGTGAACGGCCCGACGAGCAGTTCGCCGACGAAGACGTACGGCATGGCGAGCGCGCCGCCGAGGACCAGATGGATCCACCGGCGGCGCGCCCACTTCCCGAACAGGGCCCGGGCGAGTGCGATCACGCCGGTCGCTTCGATCGCTCGGCGAGGACGGAGGCACCGACGCCCGCCACGAGGACGCCGACGATCATCTGCCCAGCGTAGGCGAGGCGCATCTCTGTCGTCGGCTGCTCGGCGATGCCGTCCGCACCGCCGAGACTCGCCAGCGTGAGCCAGCCGCCCCAGCAGGCCACGGCCGCGGACCCGGCCCAGGCGAGAACCGAGGGGACGCTCACGGACAGGGCGCGGTCGGGCCGCCGGAACGCGAGCAGGTACGCGCCCACGACAGCCGCGGCCAGGAAGACGACGTACATGCCCTCCAGGACACGGAAGTCGCTCGTACGGTCCTCGGCACGGCCGTCGTCGAGCCCGGTGGTCGCGCCGCAGGCCCAGAGGAGGTGCAGGGTGGCGGGGAACAGGGCGAGGACGCCCGCTGTCACGGCGGCGGCCCGCTGTGTGCCGCGACCGTGGCCCGCGGGCCACTCCCGCCACAGATGCCCCCACCTGTCCCGTGCGTAGAGCACGAAGAGCGTGCCGAGCGCGAGCCCCTGCACGATGAAGCCGGTGTAGACGACCCCGAAAACCCATTCGTCCAGGAAGGGTTCCCCGTCCGTGCCCGCGGCCCGGTCAGCGCCCCCGTCGAACATCCGGACGATCAGTTGGAGCGGGTATCCGGTCATGATCGGGGCGAGCAGCCCTGTCGCGACCCACAGGGGGACGGCCAGGAGCCAGGCGGGCACCCGCAGCCCCCAGGGCCGGGTGAGCAGCAGCGCCAGGACGACCACCACGCTGTCCAGCAGCACGCTCACCCCGTTGGCCACGGCCGTCGCCGCCCGGTGGTCCAGCAGCGGGCTGCCCTCGGGGACCCCCAGGTGACTGCCGGCCAGCCAGGCGGCCTTGAGCGACACGTACGGCACACAGGACACGACGGCGACGGCACGCAGCACCCGGCGGAGGCGGCTCACGCCGACGGGTGCCGGGGGAGCCGGCGGAGGAGCGGAGGGGAGCATCTGCGTCATGCCCACCAGGCTCCCGTCCCACCCGGCAGAACACGTCCTGCCCGACGACGATCCACCTCCGCCACAGGGGGGAGACCCCCGGCAACACAACAGACCACCCGCGCCCTTGACCGGCCGCGGGGAACGGCGCGGTCGTTCAGGATCGCGAGGAACGGCGCAGTCTCTTGAGGGGCGCGGGGAACGGCGCAATCCTTTCAGGGGCGCGGGCGACCGGCACCGGACAGCCGACCGCAGTCCCGCCGACGCACCCGCGGCGCTCAACCCGCCGCTCACCCCCGCAGTGTCAGAACGACCTCGTCGATCTCCTCGCCGCGTGCGTTCGCGAACCCCCGGTCCCGCCCGGTCACGACGAACCCGCACTTCTCCAGCACCCGCACCGACCCCGCGTTGTCCGCCGCCGCCCGCGCGTACAGCGGCCGCTCGGGCACGGCGGCGAGCAGCGCCCGCAACGCGGCGGTGGCGATCCCCCGCCCCCAGTAGGCGCGGTCGATCCAGTACGTCACCTCGCGCTCGTCCGGCGGGCCGTACACCGACGCGCTGCCGACGACGTCACCGTCGACGAGGACCGTGCGGATCACGGCGGACGACGCGCGGTTCCGCTTCCAGTGGGCGTCGAAGGCGTCCCGGTCGGTCGGGTCCTTGGTCGTGAAGGCGGCCATGGACACGGACTCGGGATCGTTCGTCTGCCGGAAGAACACCGGCAGGTCGCTGTCGTGGACCTCTCGGAGCACGATCTCCATGTCAGAGCCTCCTGGTGGCGAGTGTCAGCCGGTCCCGCGCGTCGAACAGCGCGTCCTTCACCATCTGCTCGTGCGCCGGCGTCAGCCGCGCCACCGGCACCGAGCAGCTGATCGCGTCCCGCGCGGGCGTCCGGTAGGGGATCGCCACGCCGAAGCAGCGCAGCCCCAGGGTGTTCTCCTCGCGGTCCACCGCGAACCCCTGCTCCCGCACGAGGTTCAGCTCCTCGATGAGCTTCTCCCGGTCGGTGATCGTGTGCTCGGTCAGCGCGGGGAGCGTCTCCGGCAGCAGCTTGCGGACCTGCTCGTCCGTGTGCGTGGCCAGCAGCGCCTTGCCGAGCGACGTCGAGTGCGCGGGCAGCCGGCGCCCCACGCGCGTGAAGGGACGCAGGTAGTGCTGGGACTGGCGGGTGGCGAGGTAGACGACGTTCGTGCCGTCGAGGCGCGCCAGGTGGATGGTCTCCGTCGTGTCGTCGGAGAGCCGGTCCAGCGTCGGCCGCGCCGACGCGACGACCTCGTCACCGTCGATGTACGACGTGCCGACGAGCAGCGCCCGCACGCCGATGCCGTACCGCGTACCCGTCGCGTCGGTCTCGACCCAGCCGAGCTCGACAAGAGTGCGCAGCAACATGTAGAGACTGGACTTGGGGTACCCGACGGCCTCCTGCACGGCGGCCAGGGAGTGCATGCCGGGGCGTCCGGCGAAGTACTCGAGCAATTCAACGGTCCGCACCGCGGACTTGACCTGTGCTCCGCCGCCCGTCTCGACTGCCGACATCGCCTTGACCCCCTAGTTGGCCGGGAAATAGTCTCCACAGCATATTCACCACCAGAGACAGCGTTCAGCATATCGAACGCCCCTGGTGAGTGGCACATGTACTGCGGCATTACATCTGGAGGGACCCGCGGTGGCAGCAGCACCAGTCTGGAGTGTCGACCCCCGAACCGGGAAGCAGCGCGAGCAGGTTGCGGTGGAAGCCACAGCCCAGGAGGTGGACGAGGCCGTCCGCGCCGCGCACGCCGCCAGGGGGGCACTCGCCGACCGCACGGTCCGCGCGGCCTTCCTGCGTTCCGCGGCCGACGAGCTCCAAGGCGCCAAGGACCATCTCGTCGAGGCCGGCGACGCGGAGACCGCGCTCGGCCCGGTTCGGCTCACCGGCGAACTCGCCCGCACCTGCTTCCAGCTGCGGGCCTTCGCGGACATCGTCGACGAGGGCGAGTTCCTCGGGGTCGTGATCAACCACCCCGACGACACCGCCACCCCGCCGATCCCGGACCTGCGCCGCTACAAGGTGCCGCTGGGCGTCGTCGCGGTCTACTCGGCCTCGAACTTCCCCTTCGCCTTCTCCGTGGCCGGCGGTGACACCGCGAGCGCGCTCGCGGCGGGCTGCCCGGTCGTCGTCAAGGCGCACCCCGACCACCCGGGCCTGTCCGAGCTGGTCGCCTCCGTCGTGCGCCGGGCCGCCGCCCAGCACGGCATCCCCGACGGCGTCCTCGGCCTGGTCCACGGCTTCGAGGCGGGCGTCGAACTGGTCAAGCACCCGCTGGTCACGGCCGCCGGCTTCACCGGTTCGGTACGCGGCGGACGCGCCCTCTTCGACGCGGCGGCCGCCCGGCCCGTGCCGATCCCGTTCCACGGCGAGCTGGGGTCGCTGAACCCGGTCGTCATCACCGAGGCCGCGGCCGCCGAGCGCGCCGAGGCGATCGGTACGGGGCTCGCGGGCTCCATGACGCTGGGCGTCGGCCAGTTCTGCGTGAAGCCCGGTCTGGTGCTGGCGCCGGCCGGCGCGGCGGGCGACCGGCTGCTGAAGTCCCTGACGGACGCGGTGAGCGACACCGAGTCGGGTGTCCTCCTCGACCACCGCATGCGCGACAACTTCGTCGCGGGTGTCGCCGAGCGCGCCGGGCTCCCCGGCGTGGAGGCCCCGGTGACGCCGGGTGCGGGCGGTGAGCACACCGTGAGCCCCGGCTTCCTGACGGTTCCCGCGCAGAAGCTGGCCGCCGAGGGCGAGTACGACCTCCTGCTGGAGGAGTGCTTCGGCCCGGTCACCGTGGTCGCGCGCTACGAGGACGAGACCGAGGCGAACGCGGTGCTCGCCCGGCTCCCCGGCAACCTCACCGCGACGGTCCACCTCTCCACGGAGGAGGCCGCGGGTGAGGGGCGCGGCGCGGAGATCCTCGCCGAGCTGACGCCGCTCGCGGGGCGTGTGCTCGTGAACGGCTGGCCGACAGGGGTCGCCGTGGCCGCGGCCCAGCACCACGGCGGGCCGTACCCGGCGACCACGTCCACGTCCACGAGTGTCGGCGGAACCGCCATCGAGCGGTGGCTGCGGCCGGTCGCGTACCAGAACGCCCCCGAGGCGCTGCTGCCGCCTGAGCTGCGGGACGACAACCCGCTGGGCCTGCCGCGGCGTTACGACGGCCGCCTGGAGCGGTAGCGCTCCGCTTTTTGCCCTTGGGCCCCGGGCCCGCGGTCGCTTGTGCGGCTGCGGGCCCGTTGTGGCTGATCGCGCAGTTCCCCGCGCTCCTGAAAGGGCGCCCCCCACTCCGCGCTCCTGAAGGGGTGTCCATCGACCTCGAACTCCTTGGAGGGCGCGGGGGTGCACCTGACAGACTCGGGCGATGGACGTAAAGATTCCCGAACTTCCCTTCCCCCTCCGCACCTACGGGCCCGACGGACACTGGTCGTACGAGGACGGGGTGCTCACCGGATGGGCGGGTGCGCGGCAGGACCGGTTCGTGCCGCCCACCGACGAAGGGCTGGACCCCGCGTCCGACGCGCCCCGGCTGCTCGGGGCGCCCGAGGGTGACTTCCAGCTCATCGCCCGCGTCACGGTCGGTTTCCGCGGGGCCTTCGACGCGGGCGTGCTGTACGCGCACGTGGGCGAGCGGGCCTGGGCCAAGCTCTGCCTGGAGTACTCCCCGGACGTGCCCACCGTCTGCACGGTCGTCACCCGGGGTCACTCCGACGACGCCAACTCCTTCGCGGTCGAAGGCAGCTCGGTCTGGCTCCGGATGAGCCGCACCGGCCGCGCCTTCGCCTTCCACGCCTCCAGGGACGGCGAGCGCTGGACCTTCGTCCGCCTCTTCACCCTGGCCGACCAGGAGAGGACCGGTGCCGCCCTGGTCGGCTTCATGGCCCAGTCCCCGATGGGCGAGGGCTGCGTGGTCACGTACGACCACATCGAGTTCCGCCCGGACTGGCCCGCGGACCTGCGGGACGGCAGCTGAGCCCCGCGCACGGCGGCGCTCCCTCGGGAGCGCCGCTTCCCCGTTTCCCGGCCGCTCTCGCGGTGCGCCGCGTCCGAGAGGGCGACAGTGCGTCAGCGTCTCATTACCGAATTCTGATCTGCTTTAATCGGAGCGTCTAATTCTGCGCCTATTTGGCGCGGCTTCCCGTATTCTCCTGCCCGCTTTTCGAGACCTTAAACGCCAAATTTTTGCGAACATCGATCCCACAATTCGGGCAGGTCTCGTGGCGATTACACGGCTGTGACGCAATACACAAGGAGTCCGTTTCGTCCGGTATTTTCTGGACAAAGTGGCGGTTTCAACTAGGTCCACGCGCGGCCCGCGCCCGCGTGATAACACATGAGTCCTCTTCGCGTAACCCCGTCCGGCGATGCAATTTCGACTTTCGCTGGGTAAATTCAATCGACATGACCGCCGCACAAGCTGACCTGCAAGCGGAATTCCTGGAAATGCCAGAAGGGCTGCGGATCGACCGTCCGCACGTGGCGGACGGAGCCGCACTCTGGCGCATAGCCAAGGACTCCGGAACCCTCGACCTGAACTCCTCGTACAGCTACCTGCTGTGGTGCCGTGACTTCGCCGGCACCTCGGCCGTGGCGCGTACGGCCGACGGCGAGCCGGTCGCCTTCGTCACCGGCTACATCCGGCCGGACCGCCCGGGGACCCTCCTCGTCTGGCAGGTGGCCGTCGACGCGGCACAGCGTGGACGCGGTCTCGCCGCGGCCCTCCTCGACGGGCTGACCC of the Streptomyces aurantiacus genome contains:
- a CDS encoding NCS2 family permease, producing the protein MSETQKVEDRPGAAPPPANSVDRFFKISARGSTFGREVRGGFATFFTMAYILVLNPIILGSAEDKFGRQLDSVQLVTATALVAAVMTIIMGVGGNLPLALAAGLGLNAVVAFQIAPLMSWDDAMGLIVLEGLLICVLVVTGLREAVMHAIPQPLKQAISVGIGLFIAFIGFVDAGFVTRIPDVAGTTVPVQLGAAGALAGWPILVFCLGVLLTVALLARKVRGAILISIVTMTVVAIVINEIADIKSWGLTTPRVPDDVVASPDFGLLGDFSLFGAFGQVSVITVVLLVFTLILSDFFDTMGTVVGISAEAGLLDEEGKVPGLGRVLLIDGAAAVAGGASSASSATSYIESAAGVGEGARTGFANLVTGGLFAFALFLTPLLTIVPMQAAAPALVAVGFLMMTQVKHIDWDRYEIAIPAFLTIAVMPFTYSITNGIGAGFVAYVLIKTVLGRAKEVHWLLWGAAALFLVYFAIDPIEQILDVK
- a CDS encoding peptidoglycan D,D-transpeptidase FtsI family protein; amino-acid sequence: MNKTIRRASVFTLLLVLALLVRATWVQFYEGRALAEDKDNRRNAIEQYAYPLGNIIVGGDAVTGSARTKGSDLAYKRTYTDGSLYASVTGFSSQVYGATQLEGIYQELLDGTDNRLKNPLDTVTGKRSDPGDVVTTIDPDVQKAAYEALGDKKGAAVAIDPKTGRILGVVSTPSYDPSVLSTGDSDAWEKLTKNPDKPMTNRALRQPLPPGSTFKLVVAAAALEDGLYSSVDERTDSENPYTLPGTTRVLENENTSAPCENASIRVALQYSCNNVFAKMAVDLGQDKLKAMAEKFGFNDASQDVPVRAYTSVYPSDMDKSSTALTGIGQFDVTATPLQMAMVSAAIANGGKLVSPHMVSQISNADGDVLENYDDETESKEIVGSSTAEQLRSAMQTVVDEGTGTNAQISGATVGGKTGTAQHGENNSKTPYAWFTSYAKDDSSGREVAVAVLVEQSNAARSEVSGNGLAAPVAKAMMQAALKN
- a CDS encoding response regulator transcription factor, producing the protein MTIRIVLADDERMVRTALRAILAAEPDLEVVGEAATGAEAVSVVRDLGPDVVLMDVRMPGIDGIRATEQILATLAEPPRVVVVTTFENDAYVYEALRAGASGFLLKRAEADSLVQAVRLVAHSDTLLFPAAVRALATEYGRSRTAPPAWVARLTGRESEVLRLVAAGLTNAEIADRMGVGAATVKTHVAAVLAKTGTRDRTQAVIAAYEAGFMNGG
- a CDS encoding sensor histidine kinase, with product MIALARALFGKWARRRWIHLVLGGALAMPYVFVGELLVGPFTTSAHLFSSLSHQLVAFGAGLPLAAVTGVFPLTRPMSVAVVRSLCGVDGDRLAEGPARTRQAKGRTAAWFTLHLGLGAVIAGMSLATPPFAVALIVLPLYAGLRGSQLDLPELFDHTWALALSPVAGVAMLLALAGCAAGAGTLLARWAPALLGPTPEDRLAVAESRAADLAVRNRLARELHDSVGHALSAVTLQAGAARRVLDSDPEFVREALAAIEDTTRRTVGELDAVLGVLRDADSPGTAPSPAPTLAADLDGLLRRTRAGGLPVTATVEADPESLPPLVSREAYRIVQEALSNALRHAGPETPLTLRIALAGGELDITAENPAPDAGVPRPGGGHGLRGIADRARLLGGTSRAGPVDGVWRLNVRLPLEGPV
- a CDS encoding GNAT family N-acetyltransferase, with amino-acid sequence MEIVLREVHDSDLPVFFRQTNDPESVSMAAFTTKDPTDRDAFDAHWKRNRASSAVIRTVLVDGDVVGSASVYGPPDEREVTYWIDRAYWGRGIATAALRALLAAVPERPLYARAAADNAGSVRVLEKCGFVVTGRDRGFANARGEEIDEVVLTLRG
- a CDS encoding IclR family transcriptional regulator, with product MSAVETGGGAQVKSAVRTVELLEYFAGRPGMHSLAAVQEAVGYPKSSLYMLLRTLVELGWVETDATGTRYGIGVRALLVGTSYIDGDEVVASARPTLDRLSDDTTETIHLARLDGTNVVYLATRQSQHYLRPFTRVGRRLPAHSTSLGKALLATHTDEQVRKLLPETLPALTEHTITDREKLIEELNLVREQGFAVDREENTLGLRCFGVAIPYRTPARDAISCSVPVARLTPAHEQMVKDALFDARDRLTLATRRL
- a CDS encoding aldehyde dehydrogenase (NADP(+)) codes for the protein MAAAPVWSVDPRTGKQREQVAVEATAQEVDEAVRAAHAARGALADRTVRAAFLRSAADELQGAKDHLVEAGDAETALGPVRLTGELARTCFQLRAFADIVDEGEFLGVVINHPDDTATPPIPDLRRYKVPLGVVAVYSASNFPFAFSVAGGDTASALAAGCPVVVKAHPDHPGLSELVASVVRRAAAQHGIPDGVLGLVHGFEAGVELVKHPLVTAAGFTGSVRGGRALFDAAAARPVPIPFHGELGSLNPVVITEAAAAERAEAIGTGLAGSMTLGVGQFCVKPGLVLAPAGAAGDRLLKSLTDAVSDTESGVLLDHRMRDNFVAGVAERAGLPGVEAPVTPGAGGEHTVSPGFLTVPAQKLAAEGEYDLLLEECFGPVTVVARYEDETEANAVLARLPGNLTATVHLSTEEAAGEGRGAEILAELTPLAGRVLVNGWPTGVAVAAAQHHGGPYPATTSTSTSVGGTAIERWLRPVAYQNAPEALLPPELRDDNPLGLPRRYDGRLER
- a CDS encoding DUF1349 domain-containing protein — protein: MDVKIPELPFPLRTYGPDGHWSYEDGVLTGWAGARQDRFVPPTDEGLDPASDAPRLLGAPEGDFQLIARVTVGFRGAFDAGVLYAHVGERAWAKLCLEYSPDVPTVCTVVTRGHSDDANSFAVEGSSVWLRMSRTGRAFAFHASRDGERWTFVRLFTLADQERTGAALVGFMAQSPMGEGCVVTYDHIEFRPDWPADLRDGS
- the ectA gene encoding diaminobutyrate acetyltransferase, whose product is MTAAQADLQAEFLEMPEGLRIDRPHVADGAALWRIAKDSGTLDLNSSYSYLLWCRDFAGTSAVARTADGEPVAFVTGYIRPDRPGTLLVWQVAVDAAQRGRGLAAALLDGLTLRIGREQELTGLETTISPGNTASERLFTSYAARHGATVEREVLFDTGQFPDGPHDPEVLYRIGPLSI